From the genome of Streptomyces xanthophaeus:
CGTGCTCGCCGTGCGGCGGGCCACCGGCCGGGCCGGCGCCGAGGCCCCGGCGCCGTCACCCCAGGCCACGGTCGCCGTCCCCGTGCACGCGACGGGCGAACCGCCCGCCGGCCCCGCGCCGTCCGGGCGAGCGGCCGGCCACGCCGGCCCCTCGGTGCGCCAGGCCTTCGGGCAGGGCCTGCTGTGCACCGGGTCCAATCCCAAGGTGGGCATCTTCCTGATGGCGTTCCTGCCCCAGTTCGTGCCCGCGGGCATGGCCCCCGAGGCCGGCGTCCCGCTGCTGGCCGCCTGCTACCTGGCCCTGGGCCTGCTCTGGCTCCTCACCTGGATGAGGCTGGTCCACCGGCTCGCACCGCACCTCCGCTCACCGCGGGTGCTGCGGATCGCCGACAGCCTCACCGCCGCCGTGTTCGGGCTCTTCGCCGTCCGGCTGGCGCTCGGCGGGTGACCCGGCCGCCTGCCTGCGCCCCGCTGCGGTCACACCGGCCGCAGCGGGCACTGCGCGTCCTCCCGCAGCGCCAGTCTGCGCGCATAGCGCAGCAGCGGAGCGGGGAGCGAGAACCGGTTGGGCGCACACTCCCGGAGCAGGCTCACCCCGACCAGGCGGCGCAGTGCGCGCGTCGCCTCCAGCGGGGTCGTCCCCGCCAGGTCCGCCATGGCGTAGCCGCTGACGAGCCGGCCCTCGGTCCGCGCGAACAGCCGGAACCAGCGGCGCAGGGGCTCCGGCAGGGACACGTAGGAGAGTTCGATCGCCGCGTGGACCGCGGTGAACAGGTCGTCCGTCTCGACCGGCAGTTCCCTGAACGCCCCGGACTCCTGCAGCTCCACGCAGAGCTGGGCGATCCCGACCCGGGGATGCTCCTCCAGACGGGCCGCGAGCAGCCGGATCGCCAGGGGCAGACCTCCGCACTGCCGGTTCAGCGCCCGCGCGGCCAGCGGTTCGGCATCCACCCGTCCGCTGCGCAGCAGCCGGGACAGCAGGGTGAGCGCCTCGTCCTCACCGAGCACGTAGAGGTCGAGGCGCGGCACACCGTCCCGGGCCACCAGTCCCGGCAGGGTGTCGCGGCTGGTGACGAGGACCGCGCAGCCGGCCGCTCCCGGAACGAGCGGACGGATCTGGCTCTCGTCGCGCGCGTTGTCCAGCACGATCAGCATCCGCCGGTCCGACAGCAGGGTGCGGTACAGGTTCGCGGCCTCGTCGAGGGACCGGGGGAGCTCCCCGTCGGGGACGCCCAGGGCGCGCAGGAACGAGGCGAGGACCTCTTGCGGGTGCAGCGCCCGCCGGTCGGCGTACCCGTGCAGGTCGACGTACAGCTGCCCGTCCGGGAACCGTTCGCGCACCCGGTGCGCCCAGCGCACGGCCAGCGCCGTCTTGCCCACCCCGGGAAAGCCCGTGACCAGCACGGCCGGGACCTGCCCGACCCGCTCGCCGGTGGGCAGGAGCAGCCGGTCCAGCCGTTTCAGCTCGGCGGCGCGGCCGACGAACCCCGGGCTCACGGCCGGTGTCTGGGACGGCCGGGGCCTCGGCGGGGGCGCGGCCGGCCGGGGCGCGGGCGCGGCCGGCACGTCGAACGCGGCCCACGCGGCCGCCGGTCCCGTCCGCGGCCACGGCAGCTCCTGGTGCAGGATCCGCAGGTGGGCGCGGCGCAGTTCGTCACCGGGCTGGACGCCCAGCTCCCGGTCGAGTCCGCGGGCCACCTCGGAGTAGATCTTCAAGGCCTCCCGCTGCTCCCCGCAGCTCGCCAGCACCAGCATCAGCCGCGCCTGGAGTCCCTCGTGCAGCGGTTCCTCCTCCGTGGCACCGCGCAGGGCCCCCAGCACCCGCTCGGGCCTCCGCACCTGCAGGGAGAGGTCCGTGTAGAGCAGCAGGCTCTCCACCCGCTGCCGGGCGGCCGCCATGGCGGCGGGGTGGTGCGGCAGCAGCGGTTCGCCGGCCAGCAGCGGGCCGCGCCAGCAGCCGTAGGCGCGTTCGGCCAGCTCGTGGGCGGCTTCCGCGTCTCCGGCCCCGTGCGCCTGCCGCGCCCGTGCCCACAGGTCCTGGAACTGCGTCAGGTCGACCTGGTCGCGCTCCAGTTCCAGCACGTAGCCGGTGTGCGTGCGCGCCAGGAACGAGGGGGCCGGAGCCCCCGCCTGGCCGCCGGGGAGCAGCAGCACCCGGCGCGCCTGGCTGACGTAGGTGTGCACCAGGTTCTGGTACGAACGCGGCGGGTCCTTCGGCCACAGCGCGTGGGTGATCTCTCCCAGGCCGGCCGCCTCGGGGTACCGCAGGGCGAGCAGGGCCAGCAGGCGCCGTACCTTGGCCGCGTGGACGTGGGTCTCGACGCCTCGGTACCGGACGGAGAGCGGACCGAGGATGCCGATGTGGAGCCGCTCGCTCCCCGGGCGTACGGGCTCACGCGCGGGCGGCGCCAACTGCCGTGCGGTGTCCGCGTCGAGGCCCAGCACACGGGCCAGGAGCCGCACGGTCCGCGTCTGGGGCCGGTGCACCCGGCCGTGCTCGATGTCCCGCAGGACCCGCACGCTCACCCCGGCGCGTTCCGCCAGCTCGCGCTGGGTCAGTCCCTCCCGTCCCCGGAACGAGAGAAGCCGTTCGCCGAACGACCAACTGTTGCTGCTTAAGTCCTCGTCCGCGGTCGCCGTGCCGCGGACACGGTTCCCCATCATGCCCGGAATGCGGGAACGGCCGAAAGGAAGGGAGGAAGGAAACGTCTTGTGAATCGTTTTTCCATTGCTGTGTGCAGAACGGTCGCCACCACGCCTCCCCCGAGACCTCGCCGGATCTTGGCCAACCCGAACCGTGAGCGATCCGGCCGAGCGCCCACAACTCGTTCGCAACTCTAGCTTCGCGGTGCGACCACTGGTCAAGGGGGCTCGCCCCCTTTGTTCCGAACCGGTCGCATCGCACCCCTTGTACCTCCGGTTTTCGGAATCCCTCGAATACCGGCCAGGTGGCGAGAAATGGCCAGTCCCTCACGATCTCGCCCGAACACGATCTCCGTCACGCCCAGGAAAGATCGCACGGCGCGCCCGATATTCGGATGACGTAAAGGGAACCGGATATCGCACCGAATGCGAATGGCAGGCAAAGTAGAAGAACTTTTCCGTGAGGTGCAACGTTCTCACGCGGCCCGGTGTTCACAAGGGGGATGGACGAGACGACTCTCCCGCTGACGGAACTGCTCGCGACCGACCTGGACGACGGGTTCACCGAACTCGTGCGCACCCAGGCCGGCACCGTGCGCTCCGTCCTGCTGCGTCTCTCCGGCTCCGCGCGGGACGCCGACGACCTTGGCCAGGAAACGTTCCTGCGCGCCTACTCCGCCCTGCGCGAGTACCCGCCCGAGCGCCGCGGTCAGCTCCAGCCGCGCGCCTGGCTGCTGACCATCGCCGCGAACGTGTGGCGCAACCACGTCCGCACCCTGAGCCGGCGGCCCGGCGTCGCCGACGGCATCGAGGTGACCGCCATCGAGATCCCCGACGGCTCCCCGGGGCCGGAGCAGCGCGCGCTCGACGGGGCGCGCCGGGCCCGGCTGGTGGCCGCGCTGTCCGGGCTGCCGGACCACCACCGGCTGCCCGTGGTCCTGCGGCACATCGGAGAGCTGAGCTACCAGGAGGTGGCCGCGATCCTGGACTGTCCCGTCGGCACGGTGAAGGCCCAGGTGTCGCGGGGGCTCGCCACCCTGCGGGCGGAGCCCGGCCTGGCCGCCGACCGCAGGACGTACGGCGCGGCCGGGGCGGCCGGGGGGACGACGGCGAGGACGGCACACGAACCGGCCCGGAAGGAAAGGAAGGAGGCGACGGGATGAGACTGCCCGACGAGTTGGACACGTTGCGCGAGGCGGCACCCGTGGGGTTCGCGGCACGCGTGCTGGACCGCGTCGGCGTTCCGGCCCATCGCTACGACTGCTACGTGCGGGCCGATTCGCCGGTCGGCCCCCTCTACGTCGCCCACGGGCGGGGCGCGGTGACCGGCGCCGCCGCCACGGACTGGTACGCCGACGACCGGGCCTTCGAGGACGCCTACCGGGCCCGGACCCGGCGGTCGGCGCTCTCCGGGGTCAAGCCCCCGCCGGGTCTGACGCGGGCCCTGCGCGGCCGGGACCGGACCCTGCGCTACGAATTCGGACCGCTCGCCGACGAACAGCGCGCCGTCCTGCAGGCGACCCGGGCCATCCCCTTCGGGCAGCTCCGTCCGGCGGCCTGGCTGGCCCGCGAGGCCGGCATGCCGGATCTCGCACCCGAGACGGTCCTGGCGGCGGTCCGGGCCAATCCCGTCCCGGTGCTCGTGCCGGCGCACCGGCTGTGCACGGACGACGGGCTCCCGGCGGACTGCGGGCTGCCGGCCGGGTTCGAGCGGCGGCTGCGGGAGTGGGAGGGCGTGGACGCCGAGCGGGTGGAGCGGTTCGTGCGGGCGGGCGCCCGGTTCCTGGGCAGCGGCACCACGCGGATCTTCTGCTACCCGACGTGCGCGCACGCGCGCCGCATCACCGCCCGCCACGAGGTGCCCTTCACCTCGGCCGACGAGGCCTCCGCCGCCGGGTTCCGGGGCTGTCTCAGCTGCCGCCCGGCCGTCGTCTGACACCCCCTACGGCCGGCGCACCCTCAGCGGTCGGCGTCGATCAGGTCGAGCAGGCCGGGGAAGCGCAGGTCCAGGTCGGCGCGGCGCAGCGTGGCCGCCCGGCTGTTGCCCCGGTCCACCTGCCGCACCAGGCCCGCCTCGCGCAGGATCCGGAAGTGGTGGGTCGTCGTCGACTTCGAGACCGGGAGGTTGAAGGAGGCGCAGGTGCGCGCCGTGCCCGCCGGTTCCCTCAGCAGCTCGCTGACGACGGCGTAGCGCAGGGGGTCGGAGAGCGCGTTCAGCACGGCAAGCAGGCTCATCTCCTCCAGCGAGGGGTGGCCGTCCTCGTCGGGCATCGCGCCCTCCTCCCTTAGGTACGGCTTGCATCATACCTCCCTCCTGTGCCAGCTTAAGGTTCGATCAAAACCGAACCTAGCCCTCAGCCGGCCGGACCGAGCCTGGAGTTGTGCCCCATGAGTACGCAGACCATGTCGTCGGCCGCGCCACCGGCCCGGGCGAAACAGCAGCCGGATCGCACGGCGACCCTGGCCGCCGTGCTCCTCGCGGTGTTCGTCGTCCCTATGTCGATCTCCGGCACGGCCGTGGCACTGCCCGGGATCGGCGCCGACACCCACGCCGGCCTCGCACCCCTGCAGTGGGTGGTGAACGCCTTCAACGTCGCCTTCGCCTGCTTCACCCTCGTCTGGGGCTCCGTCGCCGACATCGTCGGCCGGGTCAAGGCCTTCGCCGCCGGCGCCGCCGTCTACGCCGTGGCCTCGCTGGGCGGCGCGCTCGCCACCGACGTGCTGTGGCTGGACGTCACCCGCGCGCTCGCCGGGACCGGCGGCGCCGCGATCTTCTCCTGCGGCGCCGCGATCATCACGACCGTGTTCGACGGCCCGGCGCGCGCCAGGGCCTTCGCCCTGTTCGGCACCGTCGCGGGCGTCGGGGTGGCGGTAGGCCCCTCGCTGGCCGGCGCGCTCGTCCAGGGCCTCGGCTGGCGCTGGATGTTCGCGGTGCACGCCGCCGCCCTGCTCCTCGTCCTGGTCGCGGTGCCCGCCATCGCCAGGGCCGTACCGGCCGGCGGCGGCAGCGGGGCCCCGGTCGACGTGCCGGGCAGCGCGCTGTTCGTCGTCGCCATGGTGCTGCTGACCACCGCCATCGTGCAGGGCTCGCAGTGGGGCTGGGTCAGCCCCGGCGTCCTCGGGCTGTTCGCGGGCGCCGTCGTGGTCCTCGCGGTCTTCGCCGCCGTGGAGAACCGCCGGGAGCACCCCCTGCTGGACCTGGGCCTGCTGCGCCACCGGCGCTTCGTCGGCCTGTGCCTGGTACCGGTCGCCGCGTCCTTCGGGTTCGTCACCGTGCTCACGTACCTGCCGAGCTACCTGACCGCGGCCACCGGCCGCGACAGCGGCGCGGCCGGCCTGATCATGCTGCTGCTCACCGCGCCCGTGCTGGTCTGCCCGATGCTCGCCGCGCAGCTGGTCACCCGCGGGGTCCGCGCGCTCACCCTCGTCCACGTCAGCCTCGCCTGCCTGGTCGCCGGCGACCTGGCGCTCACGCTGTTCTCGCCCGACGCGACGATCCTCGTCGTCGCCCTGCCGATGCTCGTCACCGGCGCCGGCATGGGCCTGTCGGCAGGGCTCGTGGACGGCCAGGCGCTGGAACTGGTCGACCCGGCCAGGGCGGGCATGGCGGCGGGCTTCCTCAACACCCTGCGGCTCGGCAGCGAGGCCATCGCCGTGGCGGTGTACGGATCGGTCCTCGCGACCGTGCTCCGC
Proteins encoded in this window:
- a CDS encoding LysE family translocator; this translates as MTPGPDLVMITNLVLNGSLRVATAAALGMITAGAVQAGLGAAGLAALLAASPGLFAAFRWAGAVVLLGWAVLAVRRATGRAGAEAPAPSPQATVAVPVHATGEPPAGPAPSGRAAGHAGPSVRQAFGQGLLCTGSNPKVGIFLMAFLPQFVPAGMAPEAGVPLLAACYLALGLLWLLTWMRLVHRLAPHLRSPRVLRIADSLTAAVFGLFAVRLALGG
- a CDS encoding BTAD domain-containing putative transcriptional regulator; the encoded protein is MMGNRVRGTATADEDLSSNSWSFGERLLSFRGREGLTQRELAERAGVSVRVLRDIEHGRVHRPQTRTVRLLARVLGLDADTARQLAPPAREPVRPGSERLHIGILGPLSVRYRGVETHVHAAKVRRLLALLALRYPEAAGLGEITHALWPKDPPRSYQNLVHTYVSQARRVLLLPGGQAGAPAPSFLARTHTGYVLELERDQVDLTQFQDLWARARQAHGAGDAEAAHELAERAYGCWRGPLLAGEPLLPHHPAAMAAARQRVESLLLYTDLSLQVRRPERVLGALRGATEEEPLHEGLQARLMLVLASCGEQREALKIYSEVARGLDRELGVQPGDELRRAHLRILHQELPWPRTGPAAAWAAFDVPAAPAPRPAAPPPRPRPSQTPAVSPGFVGRAAELKRLDRLLLPTGERVGQVPAVLVTGFPGVGKTALAVRWAHRVRERFPDGQLYVDLHGYADRRALHPQEVLASFLRALGVPDGELPRSLDEAANLYRTLLSDRRMLIVLDNARDESQIRPLVPGAAGCAVLVTSRDTLPGLVARDGVPRLDLYVLGEDEALTLLSRLLRSGRVDAEPLAARALNRQCGGLPLAIRLLAARLEEHPRVGIAQLCVELQESGAFRELPVETDDLFTAVHAAIELSYVSLPEPLRRWFRLFARTEGRLVSGYAMADLAGTTPLEATRALRRLVGVSLLRECAPNRFSLPAPLLRYARRLALREDAQCPLRPV
- a CDS encoding RNA polymerase sigma factor, giving the protein MDETTLPLTELLATDLDDGFTELVRTQAGTVRSVLLRLSGSARDADDLGQETFLRAYSALREYPPERRGQLQPRAWLLTIAANVWRNHVRTLSRRPGVADGIEVTAIEIPDGSPGPEQRALDGARRARLVAALSGLPDHHRLPVVLRHIGELSYQEVAAILDCPVGTVKAQVSRGLATLRAEPGLAADRRTYGAAGAAGGTTARTAHEPARKERKEATG
- a CDS encoding MGMT family protein, translated to MRLPDELDTLREAAPVGFAARVLDRVGVPAHRYDCYVRADSPVGPLYVAHGRGAVTGAAATDWYADDRAFEDAYRARTRRSALSGVKPPPGLTRALRGRDRTLRYEFGPLADEQRAVLQATRAIPFGQLRPAAWLAREAGMPDLAPETVLAAVRANPVPVLVPAHRLCTDDGLPADCGLPAGFERRLREWEGVDAERVERFVRAGARFLGSGTTRIFCYPTCAHARRITARHEVPFTSADEASAAGFRGCLSCRPAVV
- a CDS encoding ArsR/SmtB family transcription factor, whose product is MPDEDGHPSLEEMSLLAVLNALSDPLRYAVVSELLREPAGTARTCASFNLPVSKSTTTHHFRILREAGLVRQVDRGNSRAATLRRADLDLRFPGLLDLIDADR
- a CDS encoding MFS transporter — encoded protein: MSTQTMSSAAPPARAKQQPDRTATLAAVLLAVFVVPMSISGTAVALPGIGADTHAGLAPLQWVVNAFNVAFACFTLVWGSVADIVGRVKAFAAGAAVYAVASLGGALATDVLWLDVTRALAGTGGAAIFSCGAAIITTVFDGPARARAFALFGTVAGVGVAVGPSLAGALVQGLGWRWMFAVHAAALLLVLVAVPAIARAVPAGGGSGAPVDVPGSALFVVAMVLLTTAIVQGSQWGWVSPGVLGLFAGAVVVLAVFAAVENRREHPLLDLGLLRHRRFVGLCLVPVAASFGFVTVLTYLPSYLTAATGRDSGAAGLIMLLLTAPVLVCPMLAAQLVTRGVRALTLVHVSLACLVAGDLALTLFSPDATILVVALPMLVTGAGMGLSAGLVDGQALELVDPARAGMAAGFLNTLRLGSEAIAVAVYGSVLATVLRSRVEDGTGGYAGAGQADQVADRAAGGDLAGATELSGALDTEGFARFLARSYDSAFHSVLWALAAVCAVLCAAIATLLRGSSPRRTA